Genomic segment of Denticeps clupeoides chromosome 13, fDenClu1.1, whole genome shotgun sequence:
AGGAAGCAGTGCATGCAGGAAATGCACGAGCGTCTCAGTTTTGGGCCCAAGTTTGAAGGTCTGTATGAGCTAGAGAGTGGCGAGGCCTTCCTGGAGGTCATCGAGAAGGAGCACCACCTCACAGTTGTGGTAGTCCATGTCTACGCCGACAGCGTCAGTGGATGCGAAGTGCTGAACAGCTGCCTGAACTGCCTGGCCAGCGAATACCCCAGCGTCAAGTTCTGCCGCATCCACGCCGACGCCACCGGCGCCAGTGAGCGCTTCACAGATGACGTCCTACCTGCCTTGCTCGTCTACAAGGCGGGAGAATTGCTCGGGAACTTCCTGCATGTCACCAGTCACCTGAACGAGGAGTTCTTTGCCACGGATGTTGAGGCTTTCCTCAACGAGTATGGCCTGCTGCCCGAGAAAGAGTTCATGGCCTGCCCTGACGAGGAGGGAAATCCGGCAAGCGATGTGGAATAAAGAGATTTCACAAAATTCATTTTACAAAAGCATTTCTAGCCATGGGGTCTACATGCTATTAATCAATCTGGGATCCAGAATCTGTCAAAATTCTCCAAATAATCTAGCTGAACGATACTTAAGCACCTGAAGTGAATCAatcacaaattaattttaaacacttattttttattctgtgattTAAGAGAGCTCCTTAAGAGcttataaaaaaagatttatctttttttttttacattcatgttcTACTAGAATCAACTAGAAGACCTTCAGTAGTATGTAATTATTAtgaatgctttttaaatatgcTCAGAGCCTGAAGACTGCACTTGCCGCATTCCAGGgaaaataagtaaatgaaaatgtgtatatatagataatACActaatttaatgtatttaatgtgaaGCATAATGTAAAGCCTAAATCATTGAAATTGAAAGCTAAAAATTGAGATGGACTAACTTTTCTGAAAGTTCTCATAGTTAAGCTCAACCAAgttttgtgaatatttaatattattttacaaaGCAATTTTACAAAGTAATATTGAAAGATTTTCAGTCAAATAAGCAGAATTCAATTAAAGGATCCATTGGTTTCcactttaataatttattgtaaTCTAGTGATGAAAATTAAGGAGGCTGCCATGGCAAGGAAGGCTATTCCAGCTGCAAGCAGCAAACCTAGACAAatgaaaaatagatttttatctAAATAACAACTgttctgtttatatatatatatatatatatatatatataaattaataaaggaaTGTAAAAATCACCTGTATAATACTGTTGCatgttggatttttttatgtCCTTGGGGGCTTCTATGTGCTGTTTAGAAGCTCTGCTATGCTGTATTGGATCAGCGGTCCGGGAGCTCATTGGTGTCTTCGCTAAatttgaagaaaaagaagaaattaaatACTTAATAATCAGGGAAACAAATCTTATAAACAGGAGAGATACAGCGACAATACACAGAGATACCAATCATCCCTTTTCTGTGAAGCCAACAGTTATTTAGTGAGCTAAAGGCATTACAACAACCtcacatcaacaaaaaaaaataaaaaatagaagtAAAATGTTTCTAATACATATTATGTATAAAGACCATTTTTCAGCCCCTATTGTAAAGTATGCATTAATGCgattttatgtatatttgaGTGAGTCAGTGTACATACCATATGTGTATGGTTAataaggtgtgtgtatgtgtatgtgtgtgtgtaccatgtgT
This window contains:
- the LOC114802545 gene encoding phosducin-like encodes the protein MSGPANSEDEATQTGPKGVISDWRKFKMESEDQAEATPNKRELLRQMSEESRDRLNRKMSIQEYELIQEEDESAMRRYRKQCMQEMHERLSFGPKFEGLYELESGEAFLEVIEKEHHLTVVVVHVYADSVSGCEVLNSCLNCLASEYPSVKFCRIHADATGASERFTDDVLPALLVYKAGELLGNFLHVTSHLNEEFFATDVEAFLNEYGLLPEKEFMACPDEEGNPASDVE